Within Deinococcus actinosclerus, the genomic segment GTAGGGGTGGCAACCCGGACCTTCACCGGGCTGCCGACGAAACACACGGAATCCGGGTCACATCCAGCGTTTGCGGCGCTTGTAGCTCTTGACGTCACGGAAACTCTTGCGCTGGCCGTGTTCGGTGACGCCCAGGTAGAACTCCTTGACGTCCGGGTTGCCGGACAGCCAGGCGCTCTCGCCTTCCATGACGATCCGGCCGCCCTCCATGACGTACCCGTAGTCGCTGTGGGCCAGGGCGACGGTGGCGTTCTGCTCGACGACCAGGACGCTCAGGCCTTCCTCCCGGTTGATGCGGCGGACGTTCTCGAAGATCTCCGCGACGAGCATCGGGGCGAGACCCAGGCTGGGTTCGTCCAGCAGCAGCACGCGCGGGTGGGCCATCAGGGCGCGGCCGATGGCGAGCATCTGCTGCTCCCCGCCGGACGTGTAGCCCGCCTGCCGGTGGCGCAGCGTGCGCAGCTTCGGGAAGTACGTGTAGATGCGTTCCAGGTCGTCGCGCCAGCGGCCCCGGCCGAGGATCGCCCCGGCGCGCAGGTTCTCCTCGACGTTCAGGTGCTTGAACACGCGGCGGCCCTCGGGGACCTGCACGACGCCGCTCTTGACGACCTCGGTGCCGCCCAGGCTGCTCAGGGTCCGCCCGCCGAAGCTGACGGTGCCCTCGCGGATGCGGCCGTTCTCGGGCTTGAGCAGGCCCGAGATGGCGCGCAGGGTGGTGGTCTTGCCCGCGCCGTTCGTGCCGAGCAGGCTGGTGACCTGCCCGGCCCGGACGGTCAGGGACACGCCGCGCAGGACCTGCACGATGTCGTGGTACACGACCTCGACGTTGTTCACGGTCAGGTCGCCGTGCGGGGCGGGCGCGGGCGGATTCGGGGCGGGGTGCGTGGCTGTCATGTCACTTCAGGGAGTGCACGAGGGGGAAGATCGCGCTGCGCTGCGCGCCGGTGATCGCCTTGAAGTTCCCGGTGCTGTCGGCCTGCAGCAGGCGCAGGCTCTCGGCGCCGATGTGGTCCTTGGCGCTGAACGTGACGGGCCCGACCGTGAAGCCCGGGTTGAACGCGCGGCTGCCGGTCATGGAGGTGATGCCCTTGTACACCCCGGCGGCGCTGGGGTCCTTGCTGCGGCGGATCGCCTCGATGGCGATGCTGGCGGCCAGCATGCCGCTGGTGTAGTGCACGCTGCGGATCGTGTCGGGTTTGCGGTTGTTCGCCGCGCCGATCTTCTTCACGAGCTGAATGCCGGGTTTGTCGGCCTCGTCGAACATGTAGTAGCTGGTCGCCCAGATGAAGTTGTTCGCGGCGTCCCCGGCCAGGCGGGTCAGGTCCTCGCCGCCCGCATAGTGCGCGCCCATGAACTGCATCTTGCCGAGGAGGTTCAGGCGTTTGGCGTCCTTGAGGATGTTCGCGACCGGTCCGGCGGTGTTCTGGTTCAGGACGTACTTCACCCCGGCGGACTCGAAGCGTTTGAGCAGGGCAGTGTTGTCGAGGTTGTTCCCGCCGACCTCCTGTACGTCCACGATCTGCACGCCGAGGCGCTGCGCGGCCTTGCGGACGTCGTCCACGGGGGCGCGGCCGAAGGGGCTGGGGTTGACGACCAGCGCGATCTTTGCGCCGCGGTCCTTCTTCGCGACGTACTCGACGAGGCTCACGAGCTGCTCGGAGTACGAGCTGATCGGCAGGAAGATGTACTGGCTGTCGGCGCCGTCCACGTTCCCGATGTGGTAACTGCCGGGCAGGGTGGGCACCTTGACTTCCTGGACGGTGCTCTTGAGTTGCAGGGTGCCGCCCGTGGAGTAGCCCAGGAAGGCGCTGGCGTTCATGTTCCCGACGTAGTCCTCGAAGTTCCGCTGGGTGTTGGCGTTGTTGTACTGGTCGTCCCGGACCACGCAGTTGAGCTTGATGCCGGGCAGGGTGTTCTGGCTGACGGCGTAGCGGCAGTAGTCCTCGACCCCGGCGGCGTAGCTGGCGCCCGCGTCGCTGGTGGGGCCGGTGATCGCGCCGGACCAGCCGATGGTGGCGGTCTTCTGCGCGGCGGCGAGGCTCAGAGTCAGCAGGGCGGACAGGGCGGCAGCTCGTTTCATGGTGAAACCTCCGTGGGGCTGTGGGCGAGGCTGAGGGCGGGGGCGGAACTTCGGTCGGCCCGGCGGGGGGCGCGTGGGGGGGTCAGAATTTGAACGGCCAGCGTTTGAAGTACAGGCGGGTCAGGCGCCACCAGTTCGCCAGGCCGCGCGGCTCGAACATCAGGAACAGCACGATGGCCATCCCGAACGAGAACGGACGCAGCGCGGAGGCGACGTCCACGCCCTCGGCGAATGCGGTGACGCGGCCCAGCAGGGCGCTCTGGCTCAGGAGTTCCACGCTCCGGTCGAGTCCCACGATGAACAGCGGGCCCAGAAACGAGCCGGGCAGGCTGCCCAGGCCGCCCACGATGGCCATGGCGAGCAGTTTCACGGACAGGCCCAGGCTGTAGTCCTCGATCACGGCGCCCTTCTGGAAGTACATGAACAGCCCCCCGGCCACCCCGGCGTAGAACGAGCCGATCAGGAAGGCCGTGAGTTTGGCGCGACCCGGGTGGATGCCCATGGCGGCGGCGGCGCGGTCGTTGTCGCGCACGGCGATCATGGCGCGGCCGTGGCGGGTGCGCAGCACGTTGCGCCACAGCAGCGCCACACTGATCAGTACCGGGAGGCTCACGAGGTACCAGAAGACGTTGTGGTTCAGGAAGGAGTCCTTCACGCCGAACGCCTGCGGGGTGGGGGGTTTGATCACGCCGCCCTGTTCGAGCAGCGGCGCGTGCCCCACGCCCCACTCGAAGATGATCTGGAACGCCAGCGTGGCGATCGCCAGATACAGGTACTTCAGGCGCAGGCTGGGGAGCCCGACGAGCGTGCCGATCAGGGCGCCCGCCACGCCGCCCAGCGGGATCGCCAGGTAGAACGGGAGGTTCAGGCGGGTGGCGGCCAGCGCGGTGGCGTACGCGCCGACACCCATGAACGCGCCCTGCCCGATGTTGATCAGGCCGGTGTAGCCGGTGGTGACGTTCAGGCCGATCACCGCGACGCTGAAGATCACGATCTGCGTCAGGTACGGGAACCACGCGCGGGGCACGATCAGCGGCAGGACGGCCAGGACGGCGATGAGCAGCAGCAGGCTGAGCTGCTCGGCGTAGGTGGCGAAGATCGTCTGGTCCTGCGTGTACCGCACGCGGTAGTTGCCGGTCTGCGTGAAGCGGGAGGCGGGCATGTCAGCGGTTCTCCTGGGGCATCTGCCGTAACGGCCTGTCGCTCACGGCCGAGCGGGGCGAGTGGAATTCACTGAGGGGGGCGGGCTGGAACAGCTGCGCAGCAGAGAATGGAAGCGTCAGGAATGCCCTTTCCTGCTGCACGTCGGCGCACTGCTCCTGGGGCGCGTTACACACGTTCGATCTCCTTGGTGCCGAACAGACCGTAGGGGCGCAGCAGCAGCACGATGAGCAGCACGATGAACGGGAAGACGTCGCGGGTGCCGCCGCCCGGCACGAGGCCGTCGAGGTACCCGGCGGCGAGGTTTTCCAGCACGCCGATCAGGATGCCGCCCACAATGGCGCCCAGGACGCTGTCCAGCCCCCCGAGGATCACGACCGGGAAGACCTTCAGGCCGATGCCGGCCAGTCCGGTGAGGGTCAGGCCGCTCATGAGGCCCAGGATGACCCCGGCGGCGGCGGCGGTCAGGCCCGCGAAGGCCCAGGCGAGGGCGAAGACCCGCTCGACGCTGGTCCCGACGGACATGGCGGCCATCTGGTCGTCGGCGACGGCGCGCATGGTGATGCCCATGGTGCTGCGGTTGAAGAAGTACGTGAACCCGCCCAGCAGCGCCAGCGCGGCGAGCACCCCGGCGAGCTGCACGCGGGACAGCTGCGTGCCCAGCAGGTCGATCCCGGCGCCGCCCAGCGCGGCGGGCGTGGTGAAGCTGAAGTTGCCCGCGCCGTAGGGCGTGAGGTGCAGCAGGCCGTCGACGACGCTGGCCAGTCCGATGGTGACCATGATGACGCTGATGATCGGTTCGCCCACCATGCGGCGCAGGAACACCCGTTCGATCAGCATGCCCAGCGCGAAGGTGGCGAGCATGGCGAGCAGGCCCGCCAGCCAGAAGTTCATGCCGGACTGGGTGAGGGCGAAGGAGATGAACGCGCCGGTGGCGATCACCTGCCCGTGCGCGAAGTTGATGACGCGGCTGGACTTGTAGATCAGCACGAAGCCCAGCGCGGCCAGCGCGTAGATGCTGCCGATCACGACGCCGGCGAGCAGCAGTTGCGGGAGCAGGTCGAGGTTCATGCGGTCACCTGCCGCGCGCGGGGCGCGGTCACCGGGGCGGGGGAGTCGGCGCGGTGGATCTGCACGTCGGTGTCCATGTGCTGCTCCTGGCCGTCCTGGTAGCGGAAGGTGGCGTGGACGCGCACCTGCTGGCTGCCGTCGTACAGCGCGTCCACGATGGGGGCGTACTTGGCGCGGATGGCCGCGCGGCGGACCTTGCCGGTGCGGGTCAGTTCGTCGTCGTCCGCGTCGAGCAGCTTGTACAGCAGCACGAAGCGCCGCACCCGTTCGTGCTCTTCGAGCAGGTCGTTGATACCCGCGACCTCCTTGCGGATCAGGTCGGCCACCTCGGGTTTGCCGCTCAGGTCCATGTAGGTGGTGTAGGCGAGGCGGTGGCGTTCGGCCCACTGCCCGGCCGTGAGCGGATCGACGTTCAGGAAGGCGGTCACGTCGTCCTGCCCGTCGCCGAACACGACGGCTTCCTTGATGTACGGGCTGAATTTCAGGCGGTTTTCGATGTACTGCGGGCTGAAGGTCTCGCCGCCTGCGGCGCGCATGACGTCCGACAGGCGGTCGATGACCACGAGGTGCCCCTCGGGGGTCAGGCGGCCCGCGTCGCCGGAGTGCAGCCAGCCGTCCCGGATGGTGTCGGCGGTGGCGTCCGCTTTCTTGTAGTAGCCCTGGCACACGGCGGGGCTGCGCGAGAGGATCTCGCCGGTGTCGCTGATGCGGCACTCGCCGCCCGGCAGGGGCAGCCCGACGGTGTCGAAGCGGACGTCCCCGTCGCGGTGCACGTACGCGATGCCGATGTTCTCGGTCTGTCCGTAGATCTGTTTCAGGTTCACGCCCAGGCCGTGGTAGAAGCGGAACACGTCCGGGCCGAGGGCCGCGCCGCCGGTGTAGGCGTGCTTCAGGCGCAGCAGGCCCAGCTGGTCGAGCAGCGGGCGGGTCAGCGCGTGGTACGCGACGAAGCGTTTCAGGGCGGCCAGTCCGGTGGGCCGCTTGCCGCGCAGGCTGGCGTCGGCGGCGTCGGTGCTCCAGCGCAGCAGGGTGCGGTACGCGGCGCGGTTCAGCGGGTAGGATTCCTGCACGCGCAGGAACACCTGGCTCTGCAGGCCCTCCCAGATTCGGGGCGGGGCGAACATGAAGTGCGGGCCGATCTCGACGAGGTCGTGCATGGCGGTGTGGCTGCTCTCGGGGAAATTCACGGTGACGCCGTTGGCCAGCGCCACGCCGACGGTCATCATCTGCTCGCCGATCCAGGCCATCGGCAGGAAGCTCAGGTAGTCCTGCCCGGCGCGGAAGCCCTCGACCTGTCCGAGGGCCTGGCCCATGAACAGCAGGTTGCGGTGGCTGAGCATGGCGGCCTTGGGCTGTCCGGTGGTGCCGCTCGTGAGGCTGAAGTGGCACACGTCGTCCGGGTGGCCCAGGGCGGCCTCGCGGGCGTAGTGGTCCTCGGGTTGCGCGCGGCCCAGCGCGAGCAGGTCGCCGAAGGTCATGATCCAGTCGTCCCCGGCGTGCTTGCTCATGCCGCGCGGGTCCTCGACGATCACGCGCCGGACCTGACCGAGCGCGGCGCGGCGTTCCAGGAGTTTGTCGACCTGTTCCTCGTCCTCGCACAGGACGACGCTGGCATCGGTGTAGGTCAGGACGTACTCGACCTCGGCGGCGACGCTGGTGTGGTACACGCCGACGCTGATCGCGCCGAGGGCCTGGGCGCCCAGTTCGGTGTAGGCCCAGGCGGGGATGTTCTCGGCAATGATGGCGACCTTGTCGCCGCGCCGGACGCCCAGGGCGTGCAGGCCGGCGGCGACCTCGCGGGCGCGTTCGTGGTACGCGGCGTAGGTCGTCTCCTGCCAGATGCCCAGCTGCTTGTGGCGCAGCGCGACGGCGTCCGGGGTGTCGTGGGCGCGCCGGGCGAGCAGCTGCGGGAGGGTCAGGCTGGTGACGTCGGTCATGCGCTGAGCTCCTGCGCGCCGGTGTACGCGGCGATGACGCGCGGGTCGGCGCTGACCTGCGCGGGGGTGCCGGCGGCGATCAGCTGCCCGAAGTCCAGGACGTACACACGGTCGCTGATGTCCATGACGACGCCGAGGTCGTGTTCGATCAGGACGACGGTGACGCCGTGCTCGCGGTTGATGTCGAGAATGAAGCGCACCATGTCTTCTTTCTCCTCGACGTTCATGCCGGCCATGGGTTCGTCGAGGAGCAGCAGGCGCGGCGCGAGGGTCAGGGCGCGGGCGACCTCGACGCGTTTCTGGATACCGTAGGCGAGGGTGCCGACCGGATGGGCGCGGTGTTCCTCGAGTTCCATGAAGTCGATGATGCTCTCGACGTAGGCGCGGTTCTCGGCTTCCTGGCGGCTGGCGCGGCCGTAGTAGAGCAGGCTGCTCAGCAGGCCGTAGCGCAGGTGGGTGTGGCGGGCGAGCAGCAGGTTCTCGGTGACGCTCAGGCCGCGGAACAGTTCGAGGTTCTGGAAGGCGCGGGCGACGCCGTAGCCGGTGATGACGTTGGGCGCGGCGTGCGTCAGGTCGTGTTCCCCGAAGCGGATCTGGCCGCGGGTGGGGTGGTAGAAGCCGCTGACGCAGTTCAGGAGGCTGGTCTTGCCCGCGCCGTTGGGGCCGATGATGCTGACGATCTCGCCTTCGGGAACGGTGAGGCTCACGTCGGTCAGGGCGTTCAGGCCGCCGAAGGTGAGGGTGACGTTCTCCACGTGCAGTTGCGGCATGGCACCTCCCGGCGCGGGGCCGTGGGCGGAACTCGCGGGTGTGGCAGGGGTGTCCGGCTTCGCGGGGGAGCCGGGCGTCGGAACGTGAATTTGGGTGAGTCGATTATGCGGATGGGGTGGGTCGGCTGCCAGCTAACCTGACTAGACAGATCGACCTTTCCTGAGAATATGACTCTATTGATCTAGACAGGTCAGTGAGCCCACCGTTCCATGCGGGCAGACTGATTTTCCGCCCCCACACGCGCCCCACCCCGCCCAGAGGCCCCCCGTGAAGATCCCCCTCAGCCCACTGAGTGCCGTCCTGCGCGCCCTGACCGTCCACGCCCACCGCCCCGCCCTGCAGGCACCGGGCGAAGCGGCGCTGACCTACGCCGACCTCGCCGGGGCCACCGCCCGCCTCGTCACGCACCTGCGGGGGCTGGGCGTGCAGCCCGGCGCGCACGTCCTGCTGATCGGCCCGAACACCGCCGACGCCCTGCTGGCCTTCCACGCCGTCCCGCTGGCCGGGGCCGTGATCGTGCCCCTGAACCCCGCCTTTCCCGACGACGCCCTGCGCTTCCTGGCGCAGCACGCCCAGCCCACCGCCGCGCTCATCGACACCCGCGACCTCCCCCGCGTGCAGGACACCCTGAAGGCCCTGAACGTCCCCGTGGTCCCCACCGGACCCGGGGCGCCGCTGCTGGGGCGCCTGGGCGGCCTCTCCCCCGCCCCGCTGGCCCTGCCGGACACGCTGGACGAGGACCAGCCGATCAGCATCAACTACACCAGCGGCACCACCAGCGACCCCAAGGGCGTCATGCTCACGCACCGCGCCGCGTTCGTGAACCAGGCCAACCTCCTGTACCACCTGAACCTCCGGCCCCCCAGCCGCTACCTGCACGCCCTGCCCCTGACGCACGGCAACGGCTGGGGCAGCCCGTGGACCGTCAGCGCCGCCGGGGCGACCCACCTGCTGCCCGGCGACTCGCTGCGCGCGGACCTGCTCACGCGCGGCGTCACGCACCTGTGCGCTTCACCCGCGCTGCTCGCGCCGCTCTCGGATCCGGCCGCGCCCCTCACGCTGGGCAGCCCCACACGGGTGCTCGTGGCGGGCACCAGCCCCGGCCCGCGCCTGCTCGGCACGCTGACCGGGCAGGGCTTCGAGGTGCTGCACGGCTACGGCCTGATCGAGACGAGCGCCCTCCTCACCCTGACCGACCCGGCCGACCTGCCCCCCACCCCGCCCGGGCAGCTGCCCGCAGCCCTGAACCGCCAGGGACACCCCATGGCGTTCGCCGGGGAGGTGCGCGCCGTCACCGAGGACGGCCAGAGCGTCCCACACGACGGCTTCACGCCCGGCGAGATCGTCGTGCGCAGCAATCAGGTCATGCGCGGCTACCACCGCAACCGCGCCGCGACCCGCCGCGCCCTGGACGGCGGCTGGCTGCACACCGGCGACCTGGCCGTCATGCACCCCGACGGCCGCCTGGAGATCCTCGACCGCGCCGGGGACCTGCTGCACTTGGGCGGGCAGCCGGTCAGCAGCGCGCAGGTGGAGGCCGCGCTGTACCGCCACCCCAGCGTCCGCGAGGCGGTCGTGGTGGCCGCCCCCCACCCGGACGCCGGGCAGATCGCCGTGGCGTTCGTGACCCTGCACCCCGGCGCGCAGGTTCAGGGCCGCGAGTTGCAGCGCTTCTGTGAGCCGCTGCTGCCCACGCACGCCTGGCCGCGCCGCGTGCACGTCGTGACTGACCTGCCGAAAACCGCCAGTGGAAAGGTGCTGCGGCACGTGCTGCGCCGCCGCGCGGCGGGCCCGGAGGCGTCGGCGGCGCCGCTGCGCTAGGGTACGCGCGATGACCCGACCCTCCGTCACCCCCGACTGGTCCTTCGAGCGTGAGCACTGGCGGCGCGGCTTCTTCCGCGTGGCGGGCGTGGACGAGGCCGGGCGCGGCGCGTGGGCGGGGCCGGTGACGGTCGCGGCCGTGATCCTGCCGGGCGCGGCGGCGGAGTACCCGTTCCGGGACAGTAAGCAGCTCAGTGCCGCGCAGCGGGAAGCCTACGCGGCGCAGGTGCGCGAGGTGGCGGTGAGCTGGGCGGTGGAGCACGCCTGGCCGGACGAGATCGACCGCCTGAACATCCTGGGCGCCACCCACGCGGCTGCCGCCCGGGCGCTGGCGCGGCTGGACCCGCCCCCGCAGGCGCTGGTCACGGACTACCTGAAGCTCCGCACGGACCTGCCCCTGACAGCCCCGCCGAAGGCCGACGCGCTGAGTTACTCGGTGGCCGCCGCGAGCCTCCTGGCGAAGACGGAACGCGACCGGCTGATGCTGGAACTGGACGCGCAGCACCCCGGCTACGGTTTCGCGGGGCACAAGGGGTACGGCGCGCCCGCCCACCGCGCGGCCCTGCGTGACCTGGGCGTCAGTGAGGCGCACCGCCGGTCGTTCGCGCCGATCCGGGCGCTGCTGAACGAACCCGAGCGGCTGCTGTAGCGGGTGCGGGGTACGCTCGGCGCATGACGATCCATGAGGCCGAGGTCATCGCCGTCGCGCGGGACGGCACGCACCGCTTCAGCAAGGCGCCGCAGCCGGGGATCACGCTGCTGGCCGGGCTGGGCGTGCAGGGCGACGCGCACGCGGGCGACACGGTGCGGCACCGCTCGCGGGTCCGGGCGGACCCCACGCAGCCGAACCTGCGACAGGTGCACCTGATCCACGCCGAACTGTTTGGTCAGGTCGCGGCAGACGGCTTCCGGGTGCAACCGGCTGACCTGGGGGAGAACATCACGACGCGCGGCCTGGACCTGCTGGCCCTGCCGCGCGGCACGCGGCTGACCTTTCCGTCCGGCGCGGCGGTCGAGGTGACCGGCCTGCGCAACCCCTGCGCACAGATCGACGCGTTCCAGCCGGGCCTGATGCGCCGCCTGATCGGCACGGACGACGCGGGCGCCCCGGTGTTCCTCGCCGGGGTGATGGGCGTCGTGGTGGAGGGGGGCGAAGTGACACCCGGTGACACCATCCACGTGACTCTGCCGCCGGAACCGCATGAGTCCCTGCGGCGCGTGTAACCATGCCGGAAGCGCCCGTCTGAGCATGACTCCCGGACGCGGCGCGGCTTCCTGATGTGGATTGAGGTGGGGCTCAGGCGGTCAGGAACCCGCTGACCTGCTCTGGCAGGTCGCCCGCGTCCATCAGGAACGCGTCGTGCCCGTGGATGCTGTTCAGTTCGATATACCGCGCGTGCGGGAGGAGTGCCGCGCTGGCCTGCACCTCGGCGGCCGGATACAGCTGATCGCTGCTGATCCCGACGGCCAGGACGGGCGTGCGGATGGTCCGCAGTTCCGCGTCACTGGGCTGGAAGGCGTCCATCGCGCCCGTCAGGGCAACGTAGGTGCGTTCGCAGAAGCGCGCCTGAAGCTTCTCGCCCTGGTGGTGCAGGTAGGACGTGATGGCGGGAACGCCCGGGGCGCGCTGCCCAGTTTGCGTGGCGGCGAAACTCTCGGGGCTGCGGTAGGAGAGCATGGCGATCTGCCGCGCGACCTTCAGCCCCTCCCCGCCGGGCGCGGCGCGAATGGCGCTGCGGGCAGCCGTGTTCAGGCCGATGGCCCACGGGGAGTGGCGGGCCGGGGCACCGATGATCACGGCCTTCTCGACCAGGTCCGGGCATTCGAGCAGCCACGCATACGCGAGCATGCCGCCCATGCTGCCGCCTACGATCCGCACGCGCTTCACGCCCAGCTGCTCCAGCAGGGCGCGGCCCGCACGGGCCAGGTCGCGCAGGGTCAGCGGGGCGTCCTGGCCGCCCAGAGTGGGCAGGTCGGCGGGGCCGCTGCTGCCCGCGCAGCCGCCCAGGACATTGGCGCAGATCACGTAATCGCGCGCGGGGTCGAGGGGTTTGCCCGCTCCCAGGAAATCCGGCCACCACTCGTGCACGGCGCTCGTGCCGGTCAGGGCGTGCAGGACCAGGGTGGCGGTCTCCTGCGGCTGGCCGTAGGTGTGGTAGGCGAGACGGACGTCACTGACGGGCAGGCCGCAGTCGAGCAGCAACGGGGCGGTGCGGAACAGCCGCGCGACCCGCAGGCGAGGGCGTTCCCCGGCCTGACATCGTTCGGGCGTGTCATCCGGCGCCGTCAGCGGGAAGAGGGTGGACGCGGGGTGCGTCAGGGCGGTCACGCTTCCTCTCCGACGGTGTCGCCTGCCTCGACCAGCGCGGCGGCCAGCGCCTGCGCGAAGTCCTCGCGGATGTCGTCAATGTGCTCGATGCCCACCGACACGCGCACCAGTCCCGGCGTGACCCCGGCGGCGCGCTGCGCGGCCTCCTCCAGCTGGCTGTGCGTGGTGCTGGCCGGGTGGATCACCAGCGTGCGGGTGTCCCCCACGTTCGCCACGTGCTGCGCCAGCGCGACCGAACGGATGAACGCCTCGCCCGCCGCGCGCCCGCCGCGCAGCTCGAAGGTCAGCACGGCGCCCGCCCCGCGCGGCAGGTAATGCTGCGCGCGGTCGTAGTGCGGGTGGTTGCTCAGGCCGGGGTACGTGACGCGCGCCACGTCCGGATGCGCGGCCAGCCAGGAGGCCAGTGCGTGCGCGTTCTGCGCGTGCCGTTCGGCGCGCAGGCTCAGGGTTTCCAGGCCCTGCAGGAACTGCCACGCCTGCTGCGGGGCCAGCGTGGGGCCCAGGTCACGCAGGCCCTCGGTGCGGGCGCGGATGATGAACGCCACGTTCGGCAGGCCCAGCGGGTTGCCCGCCCCGAAGGTCTCCCAGAAGTTCAGGCCGTGGTAGCTGGGGCTGGGTTCGGTCATCAGCGGGTAGCGGCCGTTGCCCCAGTCGAAGGTGCCGCCGTCCACGATCACGCCGCCGATGCCGTTGCCGTGCCCGCCGATCCACTTGCTCGCGGAGTGCAGCACCACGTCCGCGCCGTGCCTGAGGGGCTGGCAGTAGTACCCGCCCGCACCGAAGGTGTTATCCACGATCACCGCGACGCCCTGCGCGTGCGCGGCGGCCGCGATCGCCTCGAAATCCGGGATGTTCAGCGCGGGGTTGCCGATGGTCTCCAGGTACACGGCGCGCGTGCGGTCGTCGATCAGCGCCGTGAATTCCTCGGGGCGCTCGTCGCGGCTGGTGAAGCGCACCTCGATCCCGAGGCGTTTCAGGGTCACGCGGAACTGGTTCACGGTCCCGCCGTACAGGTTCGGGCTGGACACGATGTTGTCCCCCGCCTGCGCGACGTTCGTGATCGCCAGGAACTGCGCGGCGTGCCCACTGGCGACCGCGAGCGCCCCGACGCCGCCCTCCAGCGCCGCCACGCGCTCCTCGAACACGGCGTTCGTGGGGTTCATGATCCGGCTGTAGATGTTCCCGAACTGCCGCAGCCCGAACAGGTCCGCCGCGTGCTCCGGGGACTGGAACACGTAGCTGTTCGTGGGGTAGATGGGCGTCTGCTGCGCGCCCGTGGTGGGGTCGGGCTTCTGCCCGGCGTGAACCTGCAAGGTCTCGAATTTGTGCGCCATGACTGCGCCTCCTGGGGTGGGGTGCGTCGGTGGGGCGCCAGATACGAAGGCAGCGCCCCTGCTCGTGGGATGCGAGAAGGGGCGCTGAGATATCACCGCGTGACCTTCCCTCTTGCTCCCCGGCGGCGGTCATCGTTGACCCGCCTGCGGGGCTGGCCTTGGCACCGTGACGTGATGAGGTCCGGTTGCCGCGCCGTCAACGAGCCAGGTCTCTCGGGCGCTCTGAAGTGGGTCGCTCCACGCGGGAGCTACCGAAGAGGGTAGCGCGCGCTGGCCGGCAGGGTCAAGGTGACCGGTCAGCTGCGCCGGGCTGCATACCTACACACCTGTTTGGGGGAACAGGAGTAGGATGAGCAGGTCATTCCATTCAGATGTGCTCTGCGTGACCCGCCGGGCATGACACGGACCCACCCTGATCCAGCGCGGATCTCTCACGCCCCCACCCATCAGGAGTCTCATGAACCACAAACTTGTTGCCACTGCCCTGCTGAGCGCCGCCCTCCTGGCCGGCTGCACCAGCCCCAACGCCACCACCACGCCCACCCCGGGCACTGAACCCGGTCAGAGCGCCTTCGGCGTCCTGCAGGCCCTGAAACCCGGGGTGCAGGACACCATCAATACGAAGCTGAAGGTGAACATCGTATTCGTCGGCTACCGCCAGACCCCTCCCGGTCAGCCCGCCACGGCCCGGCAGATCAACACCCAGGATTTCGATCAGCGCCTCCCTGGCAGCTACGACGCCGTGAACCGCATTCCCAGCGCGTACGGCCGCACTGAGAAGACCGGGACCAGCTTCGATTTCGATTACAACTATGTCTTTGCCGACCAGAGCTTCGAGGATGATTTCTTCAAGTTCGTGCAGTCTGCCGGCGCTGAAAAACCCCTGACCGTGCAGCAGAGCGTGTACAACTGCCAGAGCTCGGACCCGGACACCGGCCTGCCCGACTGCGACGCGCCCGCCGGGAACATCAACCGCGTCATCACCGGCAACTTCGAGATCGACGCCCTGAAGACCGAGAACTGGCTGGCGGACAACGGCGCGCGCGTCGGCGTGAAGAACGGCGAGTACACCATCTACTTCGTGAACTGGTATGACCGCCCCGACTTCAAGTTCCACAGCTACACCCGCGCCGACGCGGCCGACACCGACACCGGCACGAAATTCGGCGCGCGTGGCAGCCGCCGCCTGATCGCCTGGGGCGGCAGCGCCCGCGAGAACGCCCCCGCGCAGCGCGTATGGTTCTACGACCTCTCCGCCAACCCCGACCCCTGGACGAATGCCTACGACGTGACCAACGACGACGTGGACGGTGACGGCGCGGCCGACTACCGCATGCCTCCCGTCTGGGAGTACGGCACCCGCAAGGC encodes:
- a CDS encoding ABC transporter ATP-binding protein, with protein sequence MTATHPAPNPPAPAPHGDLTVNNVEVVYHDIVQVLRGVSLTVRAGQVTSLLGTNGAGKTTTLRAISGLLKPENGRIREGTVSFGGRTLSSLGGTEVVKSGVVQVPEGRRVFKHLNVEENLRAGAILGRGRWRDDLERIYTYFPKLRTLRHRQAGYTSGGEQQMLAIGRALMAHPRVLLLDEPSLGLAPMLVAEIFENVRRINREEGLSVLVVEQNATVALAHSDYGYVMEGGRIVMEGESAWLSGNPDVKEFYLGVTEHGQRKSFRDVKSYKRRKRWM
- a CDS encoding ABC transporter substrate-binding protein, whose product is MKRAAALSALLTLSLAAAQKTATIGWSGAITGPTSDAGASYAAGVEDYCRYAVSQNTLPGIKLNCVVRDDQYNNANTQRNFEDYVGNMNASAFLGYSTGGTLQLKSTVQEVKVPTLPGSYHIGNVDGADSQYIFLPISSYSEQLVSLVEYVAKKDRGAKIALVVNPSPFGRAPVDDVRKAAQRLGVQIVDVQEVGGNNLDNTALLKRFESAGVKYVLNQNTAGPVANILKDAKRLNLLGKMQFMGAHYAGGEDLTRLAGDAANNFIWATSYYMFDEADKPGIQLVKKIGAANNRKPDTIRSVHYTSGMLAASIAIEAIRRSKDPSAAGVYKGITSMTGSRAFNPGFTVGPVTFSAKDHIGAESLRLLQADSTGNFKAITGAQRSAIFPLVHSLK
- a CDS encoding branched-chain amino acid ABC transporter permease encodes the protein MPASRFTQTGNYRVRYTQDQTIFATYAEQLSLLLLIAVLAVLPLIVPRAWFPYLTQIVIFSVAVIGLNVTTGYTGLINIGQGAFMGVGAYATALAATRLNLPFYLAIPLGGVAGALIGTLVGLPSLRLKYLYLAIATLAFQIIFEWGVGHAPLLEQGGVIKPPTPQAFGVKDSFLNHNVFWYLVSLPVLISVALLWRNVLRTRHGRAMIAVRDNDRAAAAMGIHPGRAKLTAFLIGSFYAGVAGGLFMYFQKGAVIEDYSLGLSVKLLAMAIVGGLGSLPGSFLGPLFIVGLDRSVELLSQSALLGRVTAFAEGVDVASALRPFSFGMAIVLFLMFEPRGLANWWRLTRLYFKRWPFKF
- a CDS encoding branched-chain amino acid ABC transporter permease, translated to MNLDLLPQLLLAGVVIGSIYALAALGFVLIYKSSRVINFAHGQVIATGAFISFALTQSGMNFWLAGLLAMLATFALGMLIERVFLRRMVGEPIISVIMVTIGLASVVDGLLHLTPYGAGNFSFTTPAALGGAGIDLLGTQLSRVQLAGVLAALALLGGFTYFFNRSTMGITMRAVADDQMAAMSVGTSVERVFALAWAFAGLTAAAAGVILGLMSGLTLTGLAGIGLKVFPVVILGGLDSVLGAIVGGILIGVLENLAAGYLDGLVPGGGTRDVFPFIVLLIVLLLRPYGLFGTKEIERV
- a CDS encoding AMP-binding protein, producing the protein MTDVTSLTLPQLLARRAHDTPDAVALRHKQLGIWQETTYAAYHERAREVAAGLHALGVRRGDKVAIIAENIPAWAYTELGAQALGAISVGVYHTSVAAEVEYVLTYTDASVVLCEDEEQVDKLLERRAALGQVRRVIVEDPRGMSKHAGDDWIMTFGDLLALGRAQPEDHYAREAALGHPDDVCHFSLTSGTTGQPKAAMLSHRNLLFMGQALGQVEGFRAGQDYLSFLPMAWIGEQMMTVGVALANGVTVNFPESSHTAMHDLVEIGPHFMFAPPRIWEGLQSQVFLRVQESYPLNRAAYRTLLRWSTDAADASLRGKRPTGLAALKRFVAYHALTRPLLDQLGLLRLKHAYTGGAALGPDVFRFYHGLGVNLKQIYGQTENIGIAYVHRDGDVRFDTVGLPLPGGECRISDTGEILSRSPAVCQGYYKKADATADTIRDGWLHSGDAGRLTPEGHLVVIDRLSDVMRAAGGETFSPQYIENRLKFSPYIKEAVVFGDGQDDVTAFLNVDPLTAGQWAERHRLAYTTYMDLSGKPEVADLIRKEVAGINDLLEEHERVRRFVLLYKLLDADDDELTRTGKVRRAAIRAKYAPIVDALYDGSQQVRVHATFRYQDGQEQHMDTDVQIHRADSPAPVTAPRARQVTA